A portion of the Desulfotignum phosphitoxidans DSM 13687 genome contains these proteins:
- the mutS gene encoding DNA mismatch repair protein MutS, giving the protein MSEPRQTPMMAQYLDIKEQYKDAILFYRMGDFYEMFHEDAKKAAAILEIALTSRNKNEDAPVPMCGVPYRAADTYIARLIENGCKVAVCDQVEEASAAKGLVKREVVRVITPGMILNETLLDQTTNNFLIALSMIRDRAALACLDISTGTFTTCEILKKGAGIPNALIDEALKLDPREILLPEHMEKDPAFRSVRQALTGRQITYLSPSIFRESDARDRLIEKFNTITLNGFGIDQMPAAISAAGAVTAYVQDTQMQDTTHIFQICPYDLEQFLKLDERTCRNLELLANLQTRDKKGSLISILDKTATAMGSRKIKTWLRHPLVNREEIELRFEAIQMLMDAPHLHKTLITLLKSVYDLERLGSKVSMGQGNARDLLALKNSLLCLPELFSTLNRLDHPLLNGSRVQDLTPVLAQLGNLAGLVDTAIREDAPHVLNEGGLINDGYSPELDELVSVSRDGKSWIAKTQAEEKEKTGLSSLKIKYNKVFGYFIEVSKTQAPQVPDHYIRKQTLVNAERFITDEMKEVESKILSAQDKRNALEYDLFCSVRDQVVDNAVTILKMADFIATVDVLQGLARTASENGYTRPEINDQGRIAITHGRHPVVEKLIIGERYVPNSIDMDNEQNQILLITGPNMAGKSTVLRQVALTVIMAQMGAFVPAQNASLCLVDRIFTRVGALDNLSAGQSTFMVEMEETANIVNNATPRSLVILDEIGRGTSTYDGMSIAWAVARYLHDLAGKGVKTLFATHYHELIRLADTHPRIRNFHIAVKEFNDNIVFLRQLKKGGTNKSYGIQVARLAGVPHEIIEDAKQIMTAIEQTDPRQIPHEPHVRKPASGKRRKKNIADGQMELFTPKETELVEMLKQVDISGMTPLDGLNFLNDMKKKAGI; this is encoded by the coding sequence ATGAGCGAGCCCAGACAAACCCCCATGATGGCCCAGTATCTGGACATCAAGGAACAATACAAGGATGCCATTCTTTTTTACCGGATGGGAGATTTCTATGAAATGTTCCATGAAGATGCCAAAAAAGCCGCTGCCATCCTTGAAATCGCACTGACATCCAGAAACAAAAACGAGGATGCCCCCGTGCCCATGTGCGGTGTTCCTTACCGGGCCGCTGACACCTATATTGCCAGGCTCATTGAAAACGGATGCAAAGTGGCGGTCTGCGACCAGGTGGAAGAGGCCTCCGCAGCCAAAGGCCTGGTGAAACGGGAAGTGGTCCGGGTCATCACGCCGGGGATGATCCTGAATGAAACATTGCTGGATCAGACCACCAACAATTTTCTGATCGCCCTTTCCATGATCCGGGACCGGGCCGCCCTGGCCTGTCTGGATATTTCCACGGGCACTTTCACCACCTGCGAAATCCTTAAAAAAGGGGCCGGTATACCCAATGCCCTGATAGATGAAGCTCTCAAACTGGATCCCAGAGAAATTCTACTGCCGGAACATATGGAAAAAGATCCGGCGTTTCGCTCTGTTCGCCAGGCCCTGACCGGCCGCCAGATCACATACCTTTCTCCATCCATTTTCCGGGAATCAGATGCCAGGGATCGTTTGATTGAAAAATTCAACACCATCACGCTCAACGGATTCGGTATCGATCAGATGCCGGCGGCCATCAGTGCTGCCGGGGCCGTGACGGCTTATGTCCAGGACACCCAGATGCAGGATACCACCCATATTTTTCAGATCTGCCCCTATGATCTGGAACAGTTTTTAAAACTGGATGAGCGGACATGCCGGAACCTGGAGCTGCTGGCCAACCTCCAGACCCGGGACAAAAAAGGATCGCTCATCTCAATTTTGGACAAGACCGCCACGGCCATGGGCAGCCGTAAAATCAAAACCTGGCTGCGGCATCCTCTGGTGAACCGGGAAGAGATCGAACTGCGGTTTGAAGCGATCCAGATGTTAATGGATGCCCCCCATCTTCACAAGACGCTGATCACCCTTCTCAAATCCGTGTATGACCTGGAACGTCTGGGCAGCAAGGTGTCCATGGGCCAGGGCAATGCCAGGGACCTGCTGGCATTGAAAAACTCGTTGCTCTGTCTGCCGGAATTATTTTCCACCTTAAACCGTCTGGACCATCCCTTGCTCAACGGCAGCCGGGTCCAGGATCTGACACCGGTACTGGCACAGCTGGGCAATCTGGCCGGTCTTGTCGACACGGCCATCCGGGAGGATGCGCCCCATGTGCTCAATGAAGGCGGCCTGATCAACGATGGCTACAGCCCGGAACTCGACGAGCTGGTATCCGTTTCCAGAGATGGAAAATCCTGGATTGCCAAAACCCAGGCCGAAGAAAAGGAAAAAACCGGGCTGTCTTCTTTGAAAATCAAATACAACAAGGTATTCGGATATTTTATCGAAGTTTCCAAAACGCAAGCCCCCCAGGTACCGGATCATTATATTCGAAAACAGACCCTGGTGAATGCGGAACGGTTTATCACCGATGAAATGAAAGAAGTGGAATCCAAAATTCTGTCCGCCCAGGATAAACGCAACGCCCTGGAATATGATCTGTTTTGTTCGGTGCGGGACCAGGTGGTGGACAATGCCGTGACCATTTTAAAAATGGCGGATTTCATTGCCACTGTGGATGTGCTCCAGGGCCTGGCCCGGACCGCATCGGAAAATGGCTATACCCGCCCGGAAATCAATGATCAGGGCCGCATTGCCATTACCCACGGCCGGCACCCGGTGGTGGAAAAACTGATCATCGGCGAACGGTATGTACCCAACTCCATTGATATGGACAATGAACAAAACCAGATTCTGCTGATCACCGGCCCGAACATGGCCGGAAAATCCACAGTGCTCCGGCAGGTGGCCCTGACTGTGATCATGGCCCAGATGGGGGCGTTCGTGCCGGCGCAAAACGCGTCTTTGTGCCTGGTGGACCGGATCTTCACCCGGGTGGGGGCTCTGGACAATTTAAGCGCCGGCCAGTCCACGTTCATGGTGGAAATGGAGGAAACCGCCAACATCGTGAACAATGCCACCCCCCGGTCCCTGGTGATTCTGGATGAAATCGGCCGGGGGACCTCCACATATGACGGCATGAGCATTGCCTGGGCCGTGGCCCGGTATCTTCATGATCTGGCCGGAAAAGGCGTCAAAACCCTGTTTGCCACCCATTATCACGAACTGATCCGGCTGGCGGACACCCATCCCCGGATACGAAATTTTCATATCGCGGTCAAAGAATTCAACGACAATATCGTTTTTTTGCGGCAGCTGAAAAAAGGGGGGACCAACAAAAGCTACGGCATTCAGGTGGCCCGCCTGGCCGGAGTTCCCCATGAAATTATAGAAGATGCCAAACAGATCATGACCGCAATTGAACAAACCGATCCCAGGCAGATACCGCATGAACCGCATGTTCGAAAACCCGCTTCCGGAAAACGAAGAAAAAAAAATATCGCTGATGGACAGATGGAGCTGTTCACCCCCAAGGAAACCGAATTGGTGGAGATGCTCAAACAGGTGGATATTTCCGGAATGACCCCCCTGGACGGCTTGAATTTTTTAAACGACATGAAAAAAAAGGCAGGTATCTGA
- a CDS encoding enoyl-CoA hydratase-related protein, with protein sequence MSFETIIFTKENNIALIQFNRPKALNALNNQLFDELDQALDQVAADADIRVLVLTGAGEKAFVAGADIVELSRMTPLQGKKFSRKGQNVFSKIENLPIPAIAAVNGYALGGGSEAALACDFIYASEKAVFGLPEITLGLIPGFGGTQRLARLVGTNRAREMVFTGKNITAQQAYEFGMVNQVCASEALMDTVMKTAGVIASRGRASLRAAKEVIHNGTNVDLETGCRIENDAFGLTMASEDAKEGTAAFLEKRKPQFKGTLD encoded by the coding sequence ATGTCTTTTGAAACCATTATTTTTACCAAGGAAAATAACATTGCCCTGATACAGTTCAACCGGCCCAAGGCATTGAATGCATTGAACAATCAATTGTTTGACGAACTGGACCAGGCCCTGGACCAGGTGGCGGCCGATGCCGATATCCGGGTGCTGGTGCTCACCGGAGCCGGGGAAAAAGCGTTTGTCGCAGGGGCGGACATAGTGGAACTGAGCCGCATGACCCCGCTCCAGGGTAAAAAATTTTCCAGAAAAGGACAGAACGTGTTTTCAAAAATCGAGAACCTGCCCATTCCGGCCATTGCCGCTGTGAACGGATATGCCCTGGGCGGGGGGTCTGAAGCGGCCCTGGCCTGTGATTTTATCTATGCATCTGAAAAAGCCGTGTTCGGGCTGCCGGAAATCACTTTGGGCCTGATCCCGGGATTCGGCGGGACCCAGCGCCTGGCACGCCTGGTGGGAACCAACCGGGCCAGGGAAATGGTGTTTACCGGCAAAAACATCACGGCCCAGCAGGCCTATGAATTCGGCATGGTCAACCAGGTCTGTGCTTCGGAAGCACTCATGGACACGGTGATGAAAACCGCCGGTGTCATCGCCTCCCGGGGACGGGCATCCTTGCGGGCCGCCAAGGAAGTGATCCACAACGGCACCAATGTGGATCTGGAAACCGGATGCCGGATTGAAAATGATGCCTTCGGCCTGACCATGGCCAGTGAGGATGCAAAAGAAGGCACGGCTGCATTTCTTGAAAAACGAAAACCCCAATTCAAAGGAACACTTGACTAG
- a CDS encoding N-acetylmuramoyl-L-alanine amidase — translation MATAPRQEYLAADAAFKELRHSPVKRQKVSEWLHCIHLYEAIYKTHPQSTWAPAGMYRASELYLQLFTLSDDTMFRTRAVDLLVRIRNKYPSSAYNERAASQLKALSENPDPQAHPPRHIRSKKAETQKERLSQIADDTNPADTAKQTVTVAQPTADIDAVLEDLSPDSEKNRSVQKNDLGSDKTGPDAYITDLRFWSNPEYTRIVINADQDRSFSHHLLKKDPDLNIPFQRLYVDIPQALLGKGVSEHTPINDNLLKQARAGQFLPHTVRVVVDIKSFENYKIFSLNDPFRIVIDVWGTDNSATDPGQASQMAAQTEKLFKTSPMTTDNLKSSDIARQLALGVHKIVIDPGHGGSDPGAPGYAKGVWEKDIVLKLAHKLADKLRDRLRCTVILTRDRDKKLTLEERTAIANTQRADLFISLHTNAARNKNLAGIETYLLNLATDEQAIAVAARENATSKKNISDLEFILSDLMKHAKIGESTRLANDVHQSLVQGMKKKYSNITDLGVKQAPFYVLLGARMPAILVETSFVSNRLECERLLNAAYQDDLCDAIATGVQKYVDATNPRQL, via the coding sequence ATGGCAACGGCTCCCCGACAGGAATACCTGGCGGCGGATGCCGCGTTCAAAGAACTGCGCCATTCACCGGTCAAACGCCAGAAAGTCTCGGAATGGCTGCACTGCATCCACCTTTATGAAGCCATCTACAAAACCCATCCCCAGAGCACCTGGGCCCCGGCCGGCATGTACCGGGCATCTGAACTTTATCTGCAGTTGTTTACCCTGTCCGATGACACCATGTTTCGAACCCGGGCCGTTGACCTGCTGGTGCGAATCCGGAATAAATATCCATCGTCCGCCTACAACGAACGCGCGGCATCCCAGCTTAAAGCGCTTTCGGAAAATCCGGATCCTCAAGCCCATCCTCCCCGGCATATCCGTTCCAAAAAAGCGGAAACCCAAAAAGAACGCCTTTCTCAAATAGCCGATGATACCAACCCCGCGGACACAGCAAAGCAGACTGTGACTGTGGCGCAGCCAACTGCCGACATTGATGCTGTTTTAGAGGATTTATCCCCGGATTCGGAAAAAAACCGGTCTGTCCAAAAAAATGACCTTGGTTCTGATAAAACCGGCCCGGACGCCTATATCACGGATCTGAGGTTCTGGTCCAACCCGGAATACACCCGCATCGTCATCAATGCGGATCAGGACCGGTCATTTTCCCATCATCTTCTCAAAAAAGATCCGGACCTGAACATCCCGTTTCAGCGGCTGTACGTGGACATTCCCCAGGCCCTTCTGGGGAAAGGGGTATCGGAACATACCCCCATCAACGACAATTTGCTCAAGCAGGCCCGGGCCGGTCAGTTTTTACCCCATACCGTCCGGGTGGTGGTGGATATCAAGTCTTTTGAAAATTATAAAATATTTTCTTTGAATGACCCTTTCCGGATTGTCATTGATGTCTGGGGGACCGACAACAGCGCCACGGATCCGGGTCAGGCTTCTCAAATGGCGGCGCAAACAGAAAAATTATTCAAAACCAGCCCCATGACCACGGACAATCTCAAATCCTCGGATATTGCCCGGCAGCTGGCCCTGGGCGTACATAAAATCGTGATCGATCCGGGCCATGGGGGCAGTGATCCCGGCGCACCGGGCTATGCCAAAGGGGTCTGGGAAAAAGACATTGTACTGAAACTGGCCCACAAACTGGCGGACAAACTTCGGGACCGGCTGCGCTGTACCGTGATTCTCACCCGGGACCGTGATAAAAAACTAACGCTGGAAGAACGCACGGCCATCGCCAACACCCAGCGGGCCGATCTGTTTATTTCCCTGCACACCAACGCGGCCCGAAACAAAAATCTGGCCGGCATCGAAACGTATCTTTTGAACCTGGCCACGGATGAACAGGCCATTGCCGTGGCGGCCCGGGAAAACGCCACGTCCAAGAAAAATATTTCCGATCTTGAATTCATTTTAAGCGATTTAATGAAACACGCCAAAATCGGTGAATCCACCCGCCTGGCCAATGACGTTCATCAGTCTCTGGTTCAGGGAATGAAAAAAAAATATTCAAACATCACAGATCTGGGTGTGAAACAGGCCCCGTTTTATGTGCTTTTGGGCGCGCGCATGCCCGCCATTCTCGTTGAAACCTCATTTGTATCCAATAGACTGGAATGTGAGCGGCTGCTGAATGCCGCCTACCAGGATGACCTGTGTGACGCCATTGCCACGGGGGTCCAGAAATATGTGGATGCAACCAATCCACGGCAATTATGA